A region from the Dehalococcoides mccartyi CG5 genome encodes:
- a CDS encoding reductive dehalogenase encodes MIKKHSTVSRRDFMKGLGLAGAGIGAAAAVTPVFHDLDELMSSSQATLSRPWYIKNREFGDIGIELDWNLIKRRDLRQYDNFTMKYLPFQYPGGPPAFMQGMESAAQKNSDRLKELWPDYKASTRDLALANALGSVGTFGTYALNTTQGGWKVDPAPTPEELGIPKWEGTPEENLMMIRAAFSVMGLGPMVGVSELNEKTKNFVYEYTGDSWTWLPQGQPSEHIIFDDNISEFYRTQNPNTLHIPSSHKYVISTHNLSLDELTRRTYSPLGTPAEAISYSRVAIAKNFVEEFIRGLGYHVVYGHALQPALVWDFLSGVAEHSRMGQNAVSPEYGGMMRAHATFYTDLPLAFTNPTDAGLTKFCETCGICADACPVGSISPVGTDRNWDNACGQDWANDIQNGGAETMYNIPGYKGWRCNTFSCMTTKAACGAACKFSCPFNALRNGSFMHSIVKATVSNTSLFNGFFRNMEETLKYGYMAKEPSSWWETPEAWYVYGTNPNSLRQ; translated from the coding sequence ATGATTAAGAAACACTCCACAGTTTCCCGTAGGGATTTCATGAAGGGACTGGGTCTGGCTGGGGCAGGAATCGGCGCAGCTGCGGCGGTTACTCCTGTTTTTCATGACTTGGATGAACTTATGTCTTCATCTCAGGCAACACTTAGTCGCCCCTGGTATATAAAGAACAGGGAATTCGGGGATATCGGTATAGAGCTTGACTGGAATCTTATCAAACGCAGAGATTTGAGGCAATATGACAACTTTACTATGAAGTATTTGCCGTTCCAGTATCCCGGTGGCCCGCCTGCTTTTATGCAGGGTATGGAAAGCGCTGCCCAGAAAAATAGCGACAGGCTAAAGGAATTGTGGCCTGATTATAAAGCAAGCACCAGAGATCTTGCTTTGGCAAACGCATTAGGTTCAGTTGGTACATTTGGTACTTACGCCTTAAATACTACTCAGGGAGGATGGAAAGTAGATCCGGCTCCTACTCCCGAAGAACTGGGCATCCCCAAATGGGAAGGCACTCCGGAAGAAAACCTTATGATGATAAGGGCGGCTTTCAGCGTAATGGGTCTGGGCCCGATGGTAGGTGTATCCGAGCTGAATGAAAAGACCAAGAACTTTGTCTATGAATATACCGGTGATTCCTGGACCTGGTTACCTCAGGGTCAGCCGAGTGAGCATATTATCTTTGATGATAATATCAGTGAATTTTACCGAACTCAAAATCCCAATACGCTCCACATACCCTCTTCTCACAAATATGTAATCTCAACCCATAACTTGTCTTTAGACGAGCTTACCCGCCGTACCTATTCACCGCTTGGCACACCGGCCGAAGCCATTTCCTACAGCCGTGTTGCCATAGCCAAAAACTTTGTTGAAGAGTTTATACGCGGGTTAGGTTACCATGTGGTTTATGGGCATGCTCTGCAGCCGGCGCTTGTCTGGGACTTTTTGAGTGGTGTTGCCGAACATTCCCGCATGGGTCAGAACGCTGTTTCGCCTGAATATGGTGGCATGATGCGGGCTCATGCTACTTTTTATACCGACCTGCCTTTGGCATTCACCAACCCCACTGATGCGGGCTTAACTAAGTTCTGTGAAACTTGCGGTATATGCGCTGATGCTTGTCCCGTAGGTTCCATATCCCCGGTAGGTACCGATCGCAATTGGGATAACGCTTGCGGTCAGGACTGGGCAAATGACATTCAGAACGGCGGCGCAGAAACTATGTACAATATCCCCGGATACAAGGGGTGGAGGTGCAATACCTTTAGTTGCATGACAACCAAAGCGGCTTGCGGTGCTGCCTGCAAGTTTAGCTGCCCCTTCAATGCTCTCCGCAACGGCAGCTTTATGCACAGTATAGTTAAAGCAACCGTATCAAATACTTCATTGTTCAACGGTTTCTTCAGGAACATGGAAGAAACCCTGAAGTATGGTTATATGGCTAAAGAGCCGTCATCCTGGTGGGAGACACCTGAGGCCTGGTACGTTTATGGCACTAACCCGAATTCTTTACGCCAGTAA
- a CDS encoding DUF7507 domain-containing protein — translation MKRALSILLSLSILVSLGLFSAVPVSAAIVNVSISSGTSTEIVGVYNKAGGGSVYVDLSGSPLSAVLAQEPKPYPTGYVTEPPDILGSVWDTGTSLYFQSTNPGADWIWETQRAEGTSGYDVSNPLYDAAAYTNGRVVVFEQHFTLDGTPQAGTLHITADNCWEVFINGVFLARSSAAKVAGWELTNLHEAYVATTGWQTVGHIAVPDTMLVNGENTITILAANEYFWSDDGNSPSPAFRLSPYYQYNPGGLIFKLDVGYEEFVADPGIQVEKEGLPVSTTENTTIDYTYTVTNTGNVPLSSVAVVDNLVSPVTYQSGDDNTDGLLDLTEVWVFTGSYLVPWFTAGPVDNTATAEGYWDTTKVTDEDTFSVPILHTPNIEVDKTGPANTGYFEQLDADYTYTLTNIGNCSLDVDLTDDQIAGLVFTGGDTNGNGYLEPGEIWTFTGSDLIVCEGITELFFTNIATAVGTDATGAADRDTDDWTVTIFQWQPRTIGYWGNWDNHWSTDCITDIVNRVNADSAYFSTLTAEQINTLLLSADQKGKMTQEKARILVQKQLLAAWLSLESYIGATDGDSETCGALDAAMRPGATVYLSKFAGAETLFGASRLTVAQLLALVDTGMSTWTQNQLLIAKDVLDMMNNAENNGYFMFMAP, via the coding sequence ATGAAAAGAGCACTATCAATATTGCTTTCACTTTCAATTCTGGTAAGCTTGGGATTGTTTTCCGCTGTGCCTGTAAGCGCGGCGATAGTAAATGTATCTATCAGCAGCGGCACTTCAACTGAGATTGTAGGCGTATACAATAAGGCTGGAGGGGGATCAGTATACGTTGACCTAAGCGGTTCACCTCTCAGTGCGGTGCTCGCTCAGGAACCTAAACCATATCCTACCGGTTATGTGACCGAACCGCCTGATATTTTGGGCTCGGTTTGGGATACCGGAACCAGTCTGTATTTTCAATCCACTAATCCCGGAGCTGACTGGATATGGGAAACCCAGAGAGCCGAAGGTACAAGCGGCTATGATGTCAGCAACCCCCTGTATGATGCAGCCGCCTATACCAACGGACGGGTAGTGGTATTTGAACAGCACTTTACCCTTGACGGCACACCTCAAGCAGGTACTTTGCATATAACGGCAGATAACTGCTGGGAAGTATTTATAAACGGCGTCTTTTTGGCACGTTCTTCTGCCGCCAAAGTAGCCGGATGGGAGCTTACGAACCTGCATGAAGCCTATGTGGCTACCACCGGGTGGCAAACTGTAGGGCATATTGCGGTGCCGGATACCATGCTGGTAAATGGTGAAAATACCATTACAATTCTGGCGGCCAATGAATACTTTTGGTCAGACGACGGCAACAGCCCGTCTCCCGCCTTCAGACTTAGCCCATATTATCAATATAATCCGGGTGGGTTAATCTTTAAACTGGATGTGGGCTATGAGGAATTTGTAGCTGACCCCGGTATTCAGGTAGAGAAAGAGGGTTTACCCGTTTCTACTACTGAAAATACAACTATAGATTACACCTATACCGTCACCAATACCGGCAATGTGCCGCTTTCATCTGTGGCTGTAGTGGATAATCTGGTTTCTCCGGTTACCTACCAGAGCGGTGATGACAATACCGACGGTCTGCTGGACTTGACTGAAGTATGGGTATTTACCGGCAGCTATCTGGTACCATGGTTCACTGCCGGGCCGGTAGATAATACTGCAACGGCCGAGGGATACTGGGATACCACCAAAGTCACTGACGAAGACACCTTTAGTGTTCCAATACTGCATACCCCGAACATAGAGGTGGACAAGACAGGACCGGCTAATACGGGTTACTTTGAGCAACTGGATGCCGACTATACCTATACTCTGACAAATATCGGCAACTGTTCGCTGGATGTTGACCTGACTGATGACCAGATTGCCGGGCTGGTATTTACCGGTGGCGATACTAACGGCAACGGGTATCTGGAGCCGGGTGAAATATGGACATTCACTGGTTCAGACCTGATTGTCTGTGAAGGTATTACGGAGCTATTCTTTACCAATATAGCTACCGCTGTAGGTACTGATGCCACCGGTGCCGCTGACAGGGATACCGACGATTGGACGGTAACTATCTTCCAGTGGCAACCGCGTACCATAGGCTACTGGGGAAACTGGGATAACCACTGGTCAACTGACTGTATTACAGATATTGTTAACAGGGTTAATGCTGATTCCGCCTATTTCAGCACCCTAACCGCAGAGCAGATAAATACCCTGTTATTGTCAGCTGACCAAAAAGGTAAAATGACTCAGGAAAAAGCCCGCATACTGGTGCAGAAGCAGCTTTTGGCTGCCTGGCTAAGTCTTGAGTCATACATAGGTGCAACTGACGGTGATTCAGAGACCTGTGGTGCACTTGATGCGGCCATGAGGCCGGGTGCAACAGTGTATCTAAGTAAGTTTGCCGGTGCCGAGACCTTGTTTGGGGCATCCAGGCTCACAGTGGCACAGCTACTGGCGTTGGTAGATACCGGAATGAGCACCTGGACTCAGAATCAGCTGCTTATTGCCAAGGATGTACTGGATATGATGAATAATGCCGAGAACAACGGCTACTTCATGTTCATGGCACCCTGA
- a CDS encoding reductive dehalogenase produces the protein MNISHSTLSRRDFMKGLGLAGAGLGAVAASAPVFHDVDELTSLGSNVNKYPWYVKERDFKNPTVEIDWDTLERPNANNFKSHPRPSAADFTAAGVVGGNMTDLETPAEALALYDYCEKEFPGWDKGYAGAGDIRSTALDNACKFMMMGQWPAEIYQGGKRINVRNAILAAGGTATFSSFLGPQAATTIRPQDFGAAKWQGTPEENFKTLRNAFRFLGCQDVGCAEIDNDTVKFFHKIKGAGSGFNTGEAGGKQIAFKDIDEAYETADEYAIPNKCKYIITFTARQSFEGTRRQAGITESFSVWYCYARYVKMICHMQEFIRGLGYQCLNMSGLYFSNPLSVITGLGEHGRRSSPAIHPKNGTTNRANGWALLTDLPVAPTNPIDFGAYKFCETCGICADACPFGLIQKGESTWENPAAAKNGLAQGQFKGWRTNNTDCPHCPTCQGTCPFNSTSQSFIHDMVKATTTNLPMFNGFFANMERFMEYGRKPQWEFRDIEQPTYGFDTTA, from the coding sequence GTGAATATATCTCATTCAACATTATCTAGGCGTGACTTTATGAAAGGCCTTGGTCTGGCCGGAGCCGGACTGGGTGCGGTTGCCGCATCAGCACCGGTATTTCATGACGTGGATGAATTAACGTCCTTGGGTTCAAATGTTAATAAATATCCGTGGTATGTTAAAGAGAGGGATTTTAAAAATCCCACAGTAGAAATTGATTGGGATACTCTGGAACGCCCTAATGCCAACAATTTCAAATCTCACCCCAGACCTAGTGCCGCTGATTTTACAGCAGCAGGCGTGGTTGGCGGCAATATGACAGACCTGGAAACCCCTGCCGAAGCATTAGCGCTTTATGATTATTGTGAAAAAGAATTTCCCGGCTGGGACAAGGGTTATGCCGGTGCAGGCGATATCCGTTCTACTGCGCTTGATAATGCTTGTAAATTTATGATGATGGGGCAATGGCCTGCCGAAATATATCAGGGCGGCAAACGCATAAACGTGCGCAATGCTATATTAGCAGCCGGTGGTACCGCCACTTTCAGCTCATTTTTAGGCCCTCAGGCTGCCACTACCATTCGTCCTCAGGACTTTGGTGCTGCTAAATGGCAGGGTACACCGGAGGAGAACTTTAAAACTCTGCGTAATGCCTTCCGTTTCTTAGGCTGTCAGGATGTTGGTTGTGCCGAAATTGACAACGATACTGTTAAATTCTTCCACAAAATAAAGGGCGCCGGCAGCGGCTTCAATACCGGGGAAGCAGGCGGCAAACAGATTGCATTTAAGGATATAGATGAAGCCTATGAAACGGCAGATGAGTATGCCATACCTAACAAATGCAAATATATTATTACTTTTACTGCCCGCCAAAGCTTTGAGGGTACCCGCCGTCAAGCCGGTATTACCGAGAGTTTTTCTGTTTGGTACTGTTACGCCCGTTATGTCAAGATGATCTGCCACATGCAGGAATTTATCCGCGGTTTGGGCTACCAGTGCTTGAATATGAGCGGCTTGTACTTTTCAAATCCCTTATCGGTTATTACCGGTCTCGGCGAACATGGGAGGAGGTCTTCCCCTGCCATTCACCCCAAGAATGGCACTACCAATAGGGCTAATGGCTGGGCACTTTTAACAGATTTGCCTGTAGCACCCACTAACCCCATTGATTTTGGGGCATACAAATTCTGTGAGACCTGCGGTATTTGTGCTGATGCCTGTCCGTTTGGTCTTATCCAGAAGGGTGAGTCAACTTGGGAGAACCCTGCTGCGGCTAAAAATGGATTGGCACAAGGCCAGTTTAAGGGTTGGCGGACCAATAATACAGATTGTCCCCACTGCCCCACTTGTCAGGGTACCTGCCCCTTTAACTCTACCTCGCAATCTTTTATCCATGATATGGTAAAAGCTACTACTACCAATCTTCCCATGTTTAACGGGTTCTTTGCCAACATGGAAAGGTTTATGGAATATGGCCGTAAACCGCAGTGGGAGTTCCGGGATATAGAACAACCCACCTATGGTTTTGATACCACGGCCTAG
- a CDS encoding MarR family winged helix-turn-helix transcriptional regulator: MSPKSTIESNWYLKVLLFQSHHLLSKLWTRELRKSKITLEKFAILHEISNFNGNPTPHAIAKATVYEPAAVSAIIGRLEKDGFITKHKDLKQKNMVRIEITQQGRDVFTRASRDVVQLNQTLLSVLPNEEKDYIIHSLSIFRDHLLPLAFDKSKKLTNYKSTSKKQVD; the protein is encoded by the coding sequence ATGTCACCTAAATCAACAATAGAATCTAATTGGTACTTGAAAGTCTTACTCTTTCAATCTCACCATCTGCTTTCCAAACTATGGACACGCGAATTAAGGAAATCTAAAATCACTCTGGAAAAATTCGCAATCCTGCATGAGATAAGCAATTTTAACGGTAATCCGACACCTCATGCCATCGCCAAGGCTACTGTCTATGAGCCAGCAGCTGTTTCGGCAATAATAGGCCGGTTGGAAAAAGATGGTTTTATTACCAAACATAAAGATCTTAAGCAAAAAAACATGGTCAGAATTGAAATTACCCAGCAGGGCAGAGATGTATTTACCCGTGCAAGCAGGGACGTTGTTCAACTAAACCAAACCCTGCTAAGCGTTTTACCAAACGAAGAAAAAGATTATATAATTCATTCCCTTTCAATTTTCAGAGATCACCTTCTACCGTTAGCTTTTGATAAATCTAAAAAGTTAACAAATTATAAATCAACATCCAAAAAGCAAGTAGATTAA
- a CDS encoding glutamine synthetase family protein, producing the protein MVNDSIALNPNPVIQHLGKPPEEFTKKDLIKFIEDNNIKAVNFRHLGGDGRLKTLNFVISSKPQLDRVLSAGERVDGSSLFSYIDSASSDLYIVPRYKTAFVNPFSTTPTLELLCSYYTKDGTPLPSSPENILKKANQSLLKSTGLTFQAMGELEYYVIANKQNQYPATTQKGYQESAPFCKWETLRYEAMQAIAKAGGRIKYGHSEVGHIFNEEHEMEQNEIEFLPVPVEDAADQLVIAKWILRMMGHKHGVVVTFAPKILVGHAGSGLHVHTKLMNNGTNALINGGGLSETARKAIAGYLRLAPSLTALGNTVPLSFLRLVPHQESPTNICWGDRNRSVLVRVPLGWLNVGNMAKDANPQETDEPTAFSDSQTVEFRCPDGSANIHLLMAGLAVAARHGLEMENALELAKKLYVDVNIFADENNQIQQALPQLPSSCWDSAECLIKDRQIYEKDNVFPPTVIDGLAKILKSYNDNDLSQRFYGKNDEIQKLVDRYLHFA; encoded by the coding sequence ATGGTAAATGATAGCATAGCCCTAAACCCAAACCCGGTAATTCAGCATTTAGGAAAACCTCCCGAAGAATTCACTAAAAAAGACCTGATAAAATTTATAGAAGACAATAACATTAAAGCTGTTAATTTTCGGCACCTGGGTGGTGACGGTCGCTTAAAAACCTTAAATTTTGTAATAAGTAGCAAGCCGCAACTGGACAGGGTATTGTCCGCCGGCGAAAGAGTTGACGGTTCAAGCCTCTTTTCGTACATTGATTCAGCTTCAAGTGACCTGTATATTGTTCCTCGCTACAAAACTGCTTTTGTTAACCCGTTCTCGACTACACCGACACTCGAACTGTTATGTTCGTACTATACGAAAGACGGCACTCCTCTGCCGAGTTCCCCTGAGAATATTCTTAAAAAAGCCAACCAGTCGTTGCTGAAAAGCACCGGCCTGACTTTTCAAGCTATGGGTGAACTGGAATACTACGTGATAGCAAATAAACAAAACCAGTATCCCGCTACAACCCAAAAGGGCTACCAGGAATCAGCCCCTTTCTGCAAGTGGGAAACCTTAAGATACGAGGCAATGCAGGCAATAGCCAAGGCGGGAGGCCGTATAAAATACGGCCATTCTGAGGTTGGTCACATATTTAACGAAGAGCACGAGATGGAACAGAATGAGATAGAATTTCTGCCTGTGCCAGTTGAAGACGCCGCCGACCAGCTGGTTATTGCCAAGTGGATACTGCGGATGATGGGGCACAAACACGGGGTTGTGGTAACATTTGCACCAAAAATTCTGGTTGGCCACGCTGGAAGCGGCCTGCATGTACATACCAAATTGATGAATAATGGCACAAATGCACTGATTAACGGTGGTGGTCTCAGCGAAACAGCACGCAAGGCCATTGCCGGTTACCTAAGACTGGCTCCGTCACTAACTGCCCTTGGAAACACTGTCCCGCTCTCATTCCTCAGACTGGTACCCCACCAGGAATCTCCTACCAATATATGCTGGGGTGACCGCAACCGCTCTGTTCTGGTGCGTGTGCCTCTAGGCTGGTTAAACGTGGGAAATATGGCAAAGGATGCCAATCCGCAGGAAACAGACGAGCCCACCGCCTTCAGCGACAGCCAAACAGTAGAATTCCGTTGCCCGGATGGATCGGCGAATATTCACCTGCTTATGGCAGGGCTAGCCGTTGCCGCCCGGCATGGGCTTGAGATGGAAAATGCCTTAGAGTTAGCCAAAAAACTTTATGTTGATGTTAATATTTTCGCTGACGAAAATAACCAAATCCAGCAGGCGCTCCCCCAATTGCCTTCTTCTTGCTGGGATTCGGCGGAATGCCTTATAAAAGACCGCCAGATATACGAGAAGGACAACGTATTCCCGCCGACTGTAATTGATGGCTTGGCAAAAATTCTGAAGTCATACAATGACAATGACCTTAGTCAGAGGTTCTACGGTAAAAATGATGAAATCCAGAAGCTGGTAGACCGATATTTGCATTTTGCATAA
- a CDS encoding MarR family winged helix-turn-helix transcriptional regulator, whose translation MSNFFLFDFEDKNIELFGIIMRTRNILYKLSKRNLHRLDISPEQSTILMVVKNSPVAPTPIQISRQLLREPHTIAVNLKRMQSRGLVTLEQDSEWKNRIRVNLTDKGRQICEESFNPEFFQEVFQDLNEKEIDQFKGILEKLLVSGMKKLKIKDTIDL comes from the coding sequence ATGTCTAATTTTTTCCTTTTTGATTTTGAAGATAAAAATATTGAGTTGTTCGGCATAATCATGCGAACCAGAAATATTCTCTACAAACTCTCTAAGCGAAACCTGCATCGTTTGGATATAAGCCCGGAACAGTCAACTATTCTTATGGTTGTAAAAAATAGTCCCGTAGCTCCAACTCCAATCCAGATATCCCGCCAGCTCCTTAGAGAACCGCACACCATTGCTGTAAATTTGAAACGAATGCAAAGCAGGGGGCTGGTTACTCTGGAGCAGGATTCAGAATGGAAAAACAGAATAAGAGTTAATCTGACTGACAAAGGCCGGCAAATTTGTGAGGAATCTTTTAACCCTGAATTTTTCCAAGAAGTATTTCAGGATCTGAACGAAAAGGAAATTGACCAGTTTAAGGGTATTTTGGAGAAACTTTTGGTATCAGGTATGAAAAAATTAAAGATAAAAGACACAATTGATTTGTAG
- a CDS encoding diphthine--ammonia ligase, whose protein sequence is MTEVIVSWSGGKDCTLACYKAIKSGLKVKYLASIITRSTGKLWPHLLTPEVLRMQAEAIGIPLLEWPSATEGYDDNYRRMLGQLKTEGIEGVVFGDVNIGNSFAVKHLNWIKSVCEPTGMDYHLPLWQDNRATLLSELIDLGFEVRILAADSTELGESWLGRKLDKGMLTELTIRHSLSPNGNVGYYHTFVTDGPLFKSRLVIEEWDRVFDEQAQFGGMGVWYMDIKRCRLESKKAEASNTYSVR, encoded by the coding sequence ATGACAGAAGTAATAGTCTCCTGGAGCGGGGGCAAAGACTGCACTCTGGCCTGTTATAAAGCTATAAAGAGTGGTCTTAAGGTCAAATATCTGGCCAGTATCATCACCCGAAGCACCGGCAAACTCTGGCCGCACCTGCTTACACCGGAAGTGCTCAGGATGCAGGCTGAGGCTATAGGCATACCCCTTCTGGAGTGGCCTTCAGCCACGGAAGGGTACGATGACAACTACCGCCGAATGCTCGGTCAACTTAAAACAGAGGGAATAGAGGGGGTAGTCTTCGGGGACGTCAATATAGGCAACAGTTTTGCCGTAAAGCACCTTAACTGGATAAAGAGCGTCTGCGAGCCTACCGGTATGGACTACCACCTGCCGCTCTGGCAGGACAACCGGGCCACCCTGCTCTCCGAGCTTATAGACTTGGGGTTTGAAGTAAGGATACTGGCGGCAGACAGCACCGAGCTGGGTGAAAGCTGGCTGGGACGGAAGCTGGATAAGGGCATGCTCACAGAGCTTACGATACGCCACAGCCTGTCTCCGAATGGGAATGTGGGGTATTACCATACCTTTGTGACTGACGGGCCTCTATTTAAGTCACGGCTGGTCATAGAGGAATGGGACAGGGTATTTGATGAGCAGGCTCAATTCGGGGGTATGGGTGTCTGGTATATGGACATCAAACGCTGCCGTCTGGAAAGCAAGAAAGCAGAAGCAAGCAATACTTACTCTGTCAGATGA
- a CDS encoding reductive dehalogenase, with the protein MNQFHSTVSRRDFMKGLGLTGVTLGSASALSPQFRDLDELANSAKVVNKRGWWVKERDYGNPTIEIDWNLMKRRDLRGFSNWDYASLMMAFPGGPPAFKANTPKQAAAVTAKAKEIWPDYAGPTIRDKALSSSFWASAYGHSGYCRSQNQHGMPTEIPAPRPSAINTPAWEGTPEENAAMLRAVFSLVGLGPVIGTTMLDEKSQNFIWEYSGVSWTGDESVPGNKHIVLDSGITESYVDATSFHIPTSQKYVIATHNISCDGFLRRSMAGAGFSSTEEMSYVRVAYAKSIVEQFIRGLGYNVTYGHDLQSAVAWDMWSGVGEHCRMGQVIGSPEYGGLLRTHAVFYTDLPLPVTNPIDAGFVKFCETCGICAETCPVGAIQERGIDRSWDNNCGQSWADDKQAGGSKVMYNIPGYKGWRCNLFSCAFTPCASACKSNCPFNAIGDGSFVHSIVKSTVATSPIFNSFFTSMEGVLHYGKQDKDPASWWNSPDEWFIYGTHPNLLRQ; encoded by the coding sequence ATGAATCAATTCCATAGCACAGTAAGCAGACGTGACTTCATGAAGGGCCTTGGTCTTACAGGGGTAACCTTGGGTTCTGCCAGTGCCTTAAGTCCTCAATTTCGTGATCTGGATGAACTTGCGAACTCAGCTAAGGTAGTTAACAAACGTGGTTGGTGGGTCAAGGAAAGAGACTACGGCAATCCCACCATAGAAATAGACTGGAACTTGATGAAACGCCGTGATTTACGCGGTTTTTCAAACTGGGATTATGCAAGTTTGATGATGGCCTTTCCCGGAGGCCCGCCGGCGTTTAAAGCAAACACTCCGAAACAGGCAGCCGCTGTAACCGCAAAAGCAAAGGAAATCTGGCCTGACTATGCAGGTCCGACTATCCGGGATAAGGCTTTATCAAGTTCTTTTTGGGCATCCGCCTACGGTCATTCCGGATATTGCCGCAGTCAAAATCAGCACGGTATGCCAACGGAAATACCTGCACCCCGTCCCAGTGCAATAAACACACCTGCATGGGAGGGAACACCTGAAGAAAATGCAGCCATGCTCAGGGCTGTTTTCAGTCTTGTCGGGTTGGGGCCGGTAATAGGCACTACTATGCTGGACGAAAAATCCCAAAACTTTATCTGGGAGTATTCCGGTGTAAGCTGGACAGGTGATGAATCCGTTCCAGGCAATAAGCATATTGTTTTGGATTCAGGTATAACCGAATCCTATGTGGATGCGACCAGTTTCCACATCCCCACTTCGCAAAAGTACGTCATCGCAACTCACAATATTTCATGTGACGGGTTTCTGCGCCGCTCTATGGCGGGCGCAGGTTTTTCCAGCACCGAAGAAATGTCTTATGTCCGGGTTGCCTATGCAAAGAGTATTGTGGAGCAGTTTATCCGCGGGTTAGGGTACAACGTAACCTACGGGCATGATCTGCAATCAGCTGTGGCTTGGGATATGTGGAGCGGTGTTGGTGAACATTGCCGTATGGGTCAGGTTATCGGTTCTCCTGAGTATGGCGGTTTGCTGCGCACCCACGCTGTTTTTTATACTGATTTGCCGTTGCCGGTAACCAATCCGATAGATGCCGGGTTCGTCAAATTCTGCGAAACCTGCGGTATCTGTGCTGAAACCTGCCCTGTAGGTGCAATACAGGAACGCGGTATTGATCGTAGCTGGGATAATAATTGCGGCCAGAGCTGGGCTGATGACAAACAGGCCGGCGGCAGCAAGGTAATGTATAACATTCCCGGTTATAAAGGCTGGCGTTGCAACCTGTTCAGCTGTGCATTTACGCCTTGTGCCAGCGCCTGTAAGAGTAACTGCCCGTTCAACGCCATAGGCGACGGAAGCTTTGTACACAGCATAGTAAAATCAACTGTTGCCACCAGCCCGATATTTAATAGCTTCTTTACCAGCATGGAGGGTGTTCTGCACTATGGCAAGCAGGATAAAGATCCCGCATCATGGTGGAATAGCCCTGATGAATGGTTTATCTATGGCACTCATCCTAATCTGTTGAGACAGTAA